One genomic segment of Oncorhynchus kisutch isolate 150728-3 linkage group LG15, Okis_V2, whole genome shotgun sequence includes these proteins:
- the LOC109905041 gene encoding protein FAM199X-like, with translation MSEALYEKFLSPEEPFPRLLSQRGNISETGTLDVSDFGCQLSSCHRTDQLRRLHSNRWNLTSCGTSVASSECSEELFSSVSVGDQEDCYSLLDDQEFTSFDLFPEGSVCSDVSSSISTYWDWSDSEFEWQLPGSDITSGSDVLSDIIPSVPSSPCLSSKRKTKPHRNLDELPWSAMTNDEQVEYIEYLSRKVSTEMGLREQLDIIKIIDPCAQISPTDSEFIIELNCLTDEKLKQVRNYIREHSPRQRPSSTRDSWKRSGHSSASTSGVSSSNASLVSSASSSTGSTGSTGNSTSNCSTANISRAHSDGNLSSAAERIRDSKKRSKQRKLQQKALRKRQLKEQRQARKERLSGLFLNEEVLSLKVTEEEDHGEDVVDVFM, from the exons ATGTCTGAGGCTCTTTATGAAAAGTTCCTCTCTCCAGAGGAGCCCTTTCCACGGCTGCTGTCTCAGCGAGGGAACATCAGTGAGACGGGCACATTGGATGTCAGTGACTTTGGCTGTCAGTTATCCTCTTGTCACCGGACAGACCAACTGCGCCGCTTACATAGTAACAG ATGGAACCTGACGTCTTGTGGAACCAGTGTGGCCAGCTCTGAATGCAGTGAGGAgctgttctcctctgtctctgtgggaGACCAGGAGGACTGCTACTCCCTTTTGGATGACCAGGAGTTCACCTCCTTTGACCTGTTCCCGGAGGGCAGCGTCTGCAGCGACGTGTCTTCCTCTATCAGCACTTACTGGGACTGGTCAGACAGCGAATTTGAGTGGCAG TTGCCTGGAAGTGACATAACCAGTGGAAGTGATGTACTCTCTGACATCATACCCAGTGTTCCGAGCTCCCCATGCCTCTCCTCCAAGAGAAAGACCAAACCACATAGAAATCTGGATGAGCTCCCTTGGAGTGCTATGACCAATGATGAACAG gtggaatatATTGAATATCTAAGCAGAAAGGTCAGCACAGAGATGGGGCTACGAGAGCAGTTGGACATCATCAAGATCATTGACCCGTGTGCACAGATATCCCCCACAGACAGCGAGTTCATCATTGAGCTCAACTGCCTGACGGATGAGAAACTGAAACAG GTGAGGAACTACATCCGGGAGCACAGTCCGCGGCAGCGCCCCAGCAGCACCCGAGACAGCTGGAAGAGGAGTGGCCACAGCAGTGCTAGCACTAGTGGGGTGAGCAGCAGTAATGCTAGCTTGGTCAGCAGTGCCAGCAGCTCCACCGGATCCACAGGCTCCACCGGCAACTCCACGTCCAACTGCAGCACAGCTAACATCAGCCGTGCCCACAGCGACGGGAACCTGTCCAGTGCAGCTGAACGCATCCGGGACTCCAAG AAACGCTCTAAGCAGAGGAAGCTGCAGCAGAAAGCCCTGCGTAAGAGACAGCTGAAGGAACAGAGACAGGCCCGCAAGGAGAGGCTGAGTGGCCTGTTCCTCAATGAAGAGGTGCTGTCACTCAAAGTCACAGAGGAGGAGGACCATGGAGAAGATGTGGTGGATGTCTTCATGTGA